A single window of Rubripirellula lacrimiformis DNA harbors:
- a CDS encoding aldehyde dehydrogenase family protein, with amino-acid sequence MQFDENTIRSVVAQVLAEVGPLPSAQPGASAGGKHGIFYDADSAVAAARAAFEQFRTRPLATRKQVIDIIRKIAIENSEELGLMEMNETKIGRPEHKIEKLRALGEMSPGVEFLETKCYSGDHGLAVIERAPFGVIGAITPVTHSLPTITGNAVSMLAGGNTVVVNPHPSGKLVAAEGVRRYNEEISRQIGIDNLICVIAEPTLESAEALFKNRDVSLICVTGGPAVARAALNSGKRAIVAGPGNPPVVVDETADLDNAARCIIQGAAYDNNLLCIAEKEVFVVESVFDEMMAAMRRAGAVQLDAGQIAKLTSKAIVKVGDDQHDAACKDFIGQDASVLAAAAGVTVPEGTELVFGETDEHHPFVTVEQMMPFVPFVRARCVDHAISLAKEYEHGFRHTAIIHSRNVHNMTKMGRELDTTLYVKNGPCMASLGLGGEGYISFSIAGPTGEGVTTPNTFTRERRCSMIDELRVV; translated from the coding sequence ATGCAATTTGACGAAAACACGATCCGCAGCGTTGTCGCCCAAGTCTTGGCCGAAGTCGGTCCTCTGCCATCCGCCCAGCCTGGTGCATCAGCCGGTGGCAAGCACGGCATCTTTTACGACGCTGACTCTGCCGTCGCTGCTGCTCGCGCAGCCTTCGAACAGTTTCGCACGCGGCCCTTGGCGACTCGCAAGCAAGTGATCGACATCATTCGCAAGATCGCCATCGAGAACAGCGAAGAACTTGGTTTGATGGAGATGAATGAAACCAAGATCGGTCGACCCGAGCACAAGATTGAAAAGCTGCGAGCGCTCGGCGAGATGTCGCCAGGAGTCGAGTTTTTGGAAACCAAGTGCTACAGCGGTGACCACGGTCTAGCCGTTATCGAACGGGCTCCCTTTGGCGTCATCGGTGCAATCACGCCTGTGACGCACAGTTTGCCGACGATCACTGGCAACGCGGTCAGCATGTTGGCCGGTGGGAATACCGTTGTTGTGAACCCACACCCATCGGGCAAATTGGTCGCTGCCGAAGGGGTGCGACGGTACAACGAAGAAATCTCGCGACAAATCGGTATCGACAATCTGATCTGCGTGATCGCTGAACCGACTTTGGAAAGTGCCGAAGCGTTGTTCAAAAACCGCGATGTCTCGCTGATCTGTGTGACCGGTGGGCCTGCGGTTGCACGTGCGGCGCTGAACAGTGGCAAGCGAGCCATCGTTGCCGGTCCAGGCAATCCGCCTGTGGTGGTCGACGAAACGGCCGACTTGGACAACGCCGCTCGCTGCATCATCCAAGGTGCTGCCTACGACAACAATTTGCTTTGCATCGCGGAAAAGGAAGTGTTTGTTGTCGAAAGTGTTTTCGACGAAATGATGGCTGCTATGCGACGCGCCGGCGCCGTCCAGTTGGATGCCGGTCAGATCGCAAAGCTGACAAGCAAAGCCATCGTCAAGGTGGGCGACGACCAACACGACGCAGCCTGCAAGGACTTTATCGGCCAAGACGCATCGGTCCTTGCTGCGGCAGCCGGTGTCACCGTTCCCGAGGGAACCGAGTTGGTGTTTGGCGAAACCGATGAACATCACCCGTTTGTCACCGTCGAACAGATGATGCCGTTCGTTCCATTTGTCCGTGCACGATGCGTTGACCACGCCATTTCGCTGGCCAAAGAATACGAGCATGGGTTCCGTCACACTGCCATCATTCACTCTCGTAACGTTCACAATATGACCAAAATGGGTCGTGAATTGGACACGACGCTGTATGTCAAGAATGGACCTTGCATGGCATCGCTCGGTTTGGGCGGCGAAGGGTACATCTCGTTCTCGATCGCGGGTCCAACCGGCGAAGGCGTGACAACACCCAACACGTTCACCCGCGAACGTCGCTGCAGCATGATCGATGAACTGCGAGTGGTTTGA
- a CDS encoding EutN/CcmL family microcompartment protein: MQTARVLGSTRATVKDKSLGGVRLVIVQPLLLNDSPDGPPLIAVDGLGCRRGDQVMLTSDGTLAREITQNENTPARWSVAGILD, translated from the coding sequence ATGCAAACCGCCCGTGTACTCGGTTCGACTCGCGCCACCGTCAAAGATAAAAGCCTTGGCGGCGTTCGCTTGGTGATTGTCCAACCGTTGCTATTGAATGATTCGCCCGACGGACCACCGTTGATTGCGGTAGATGGGTTGGGTTGCCGACGCGGCGACCAAGTGATGTTGACCAGTGACGGCACACTGGCACGCGAGATTACACAAAACGAAAATACTCCGGCGCGTTGGAGCGTCGCAGGCATACTGGACTGA
- a CDS encoding EutN/CcmL family microcompartment protein, with amino-acid sequence MKMARTIGTVTLSRAHPGLQGAQLRCVEVIESIDQLDTQPLGGEMIVAWDLCGSGTNDLVALAEGPEAAQPFRPDVKPLDASIVALLDEVDLG; translated from the coding sequence ATGAAGATGGCAAGAACGATTGGCACAGTAACGCTGTCCCGTGCACATCCGGGACTGCAAGGTGCTCAGCTTCGCTGCGTCGAAGTGATCGAATCGATCGACCAACTGGATACGCAACCATTGGGCGGCGAAATGATCGTCGCCTGGGATTTGTGCGGCAGCGGAACCAATGACTTGGTGGCGCTGGCCGAAGGCCCGGAAGCCGCTCAACCGTTTCGGCCAGACGTCAAACCTCTGGATGCTTCGATCGTAGCCCTGCTAGACGAAGTCGATTTGGGCTGA
- a CDS encoding class II aldolase/adducin family protein, whose amino-acid sequence MQNIHKIKQDMCDIGRRIYNRQFAAANDGNITVRVSENEVLCTPTLHCKGFLTPDDISLVDMTGKQLSGRKKRSSEALLHLEIYKQRDDIKSVVHCHPPHATAFAIAREPIPQCILPEVEVFLGDVPITKYETPGGQSFADTIIPFVHRTNVMILANHGTVSYGETVEQAFWWTEILDAYCRMLILAKQLGNVSYLSGEKSQELLDLKDKWGYKDPRNTPEYEDCDICANDIFRDSWAESGVARRAFAAPPALKKAASSAASGAGINEEALVKAITDEVMRQMRKG is encoded by the coding sequence ATGCAAAACATTCATAAGATCAAGCAAGACATGTGCGACATCGGCCGTCGCATCTACAACCGTCAATTCGCTGCGGCCAATGACGGCAATATCACTGTGCGAGTCAGCGAGAACGAAGTGCTTTGCACGCCGACGCTTCATTGCAAAGGCTTTCTAACGCCGGATGATATTTCCTTGGTCGATATGACTGGCAAGCAACTTTCGGGGCGTAAGAAACGGTCCAGCGAAGCGTTGCTGCACCTGGAAATTTACAAGCAACGCGACGACATCAAAAGTGTCGTTCACTGCCACCCACCGCACGCCACCGCTTTCGCAATCGCACGCGAACCGATTCCACAATGCATTTTGCCAGAAGTCGAGGTGTTCCTCGGTGACGTGCCGATCACCAAGTACGAAACGCCTGGCGGGCAAAGCTTTGCCGATACGATCATCCCATTTGTTCATCGCACGAACGTGATGATCTTGGCCAACCACGGTACGGTTAGCTATGGCGAAACGGTCGAACAAGCTTTCTGGTGGACCGAAATTTTGGACGCCTACTGCCGTATGTTGATCCTGGCAAAACAGCTTGGCAACGTGTCCTACCTCAGTGGCGAAAAGTCTCAGGAACTGTTGGATCTGAAGGACAAGTGGGGCTACAAAGATCCACGCAACACACCGGAGTACGAAGATTGCGATATCTGTGCCAACGATATCTTCCGCGATTCGTGGGCCGAATCCGGCGTTGCCCGTCGAGCCTTTGCTGCACCGCCGGCGCTGAAAAAAGCCGCTAGCAGCGCCGCATCGGGTGCCGGGATCAACGAAGAAGCGTTGGTCAAAGCGATCACCGACGAAGTGATGCGTCAGATGCGAAAAGGCTAA
- a CDS encoding lactate/malate dehydrogenase family protein, which translates to MKVSIIGAGGLVGSCAAYALQCGGIASELALLDVNQEMAIGQALDLQHGSPSVANQVIRGGGYEHIPDSDVICITAGLRRKPDESRLDLINRNTDLFMQILTDVKAAGLKQSAIVLVVSNPVDILTYVAAEKLGLPVNQVIGLGTQLDTIRFCSLIAEQLNAPPTQTKALILGEHGESMVPIWSSATIAGLPLDKYPGWNPSLANQLFTRTRGSGAEVIKRKGGAGFAVGIAIRDVIDAIALDKRSVLPVSSVQSGCYGIRNVALSVPTVVGRSGVVDRLEIDLWPKEIQGIRSSGSALRKTLEKVLARVS; encoded by the coding sequence ATGAAAGTTTCCATCATCGGCGCCGGTGGATTGGTCGGTTCCTGTGCCGCCTACGCGCTACAGTGCGGCGGCATCGCTAGCGAACTAGCACTGTTGGACGTCAATCAAGAGATGGCCATCGGTCAGGCTTTGGATCTTCAGCACGGCAGCCCCAGCGTTGCCAATCAAGTGATCCGAGGCGGTGGTTACGAGCATATCCCCGATAGCGATGTGATCTGCATCACGGCCGGTTTGCGGCGTAAACCGGATGAATCGCGACTGGACCTGATCAATCGGAATACCGACTTGTTCATGCAGATTTTGACAGATGTCAAAGCTGCTGGACTGAAACAGTCGGCCATTGTGTTGGTGGTCAGTAACCCGGTCGATATCCTGACCTATGTCGCAGCCGAAAAACTGGGGCTGCCGGTCAATCAAGTGATCGGGCTTGGAACACAACTGGATACCATTCGTTTCTGCTCGCTGATTGCGGAGCAGCTCAATGCTCCACCGACCCAGACCAAGGCATTGATCTTGGGCGAACACGGCGAATCGATGGTGCCGATCTGGAGCAGCGCGACGATCGCCGGACTGCCACTGGATAAGTACCCCGGTTGGAATCCTAGCCTGGCCAACCAGTTGTTCACGCGAACACGCGGCAGCGGTGCCGAAGTGATCAAGCGAAAAGGTGGTGCCGGGTTCGCAGTCGGCATTGCGATTCGCGACGTGATCGATGCCATTGCCCTGGACAAGCGGTCAGTGCTGCCGGTCAGCAGCGTCCAATCCGGTTGTTACGGAATACGCAACGTTGCATTGTCCGTTCCCACCGTCGTCGGACGCAGTGGAGTCGTCGATCGTCTAGAAATCGATCTGTGGCCGAAAGAGATTCAAGGAATTCGATCCAGTGGATCGGCCCTTCGAAAAACCTTAGAGAAAGTGCTAGCACGCGTCTCCTAG
- a CDS encoding anti-sigma factor family protein, with translation MTVPQSHIDQMLSAYLDDALSAEERIEVQQWIRTDAIVADQLEQLQEQRRSLQAISSQDRQVKLDPGFANRVLELAVARARSEGLAEDHPLVRVSEQPTSIASSYAPVSWGRIVGITAALAASVALAIVVLSPTTPPIAQSNSSPSNSSLADGSSQAESQVAGSPTAQQQRDVDPLNNTESRLAQTPAADANIPGSDVNDSIDSQLSQDTIAASAPMANQPPLTTEPAAGPSLMTAESTPSGAKVALSAVLVLDVHQTESGRASGAIQRAMRTANISNDNRQQVSLPIANSATETVGIDSEEKVALMYLQAPAKALDEFYLTLLDDSEGIASVGMTIAMDAPLLDLVNATSIDPTSVQHGGMQMIATDSEQAQALSSRLSRMKFVPLKQSMSAAAAIPSGPQVNAQVLVLVR, from the coding sequence ATGACAGTTCCCCAATCCCACATCGACCAGATGCTTAGCGCCTACCTGGACGATGCGTTAAGCGCCGAAGAACGAATCGAGGTCCAGCAATGGATCCGCACGGATGCGATCGTCGCTGACCAATTGGAACAGTTGCAAGAACAGCGTCGTTCCCTGCAAGCCATTTCCAGCCAAGACCGACAGGTGAAACTGGACCCGGGTTTTGCGAACCGAGTTCTGGAACTAGCCGTCGCACGAGCTCGTTCGGAAGGCTTGGCAGAGGACCATCCATTGGTCCGCGTCTCGGAACAACCGACGTCCATCGCATCTTCCTACGCACCTGTGTCCTGGGGTCGCATTGTCGGCATCACTGCTGCGTTGGCGGCATCGGTTGCTTTAGCGATCGTTGTCCTGAGCCCTACGACACCTCCGATCGCACAGTCGAATTCGTCACCTTCCAATTCGTCACTTGCTGATGGATCGAGCCAGGCCGAATCGCAAGTTGCGGGTTCCCCAACTGCCCAACAGCAGCGTGACGTGGATCCGCTGAACAACACGGAATCCCGCCTGGCCCAGACGCCTGCGGCCGATGCAAACATCCCTGGTTCAGATGTCAACGATTCCATTGACAGCCAGCTTTCGCAAGACACGATCGCAGCGTCCGCCCCGATGGCAAATCAGCCACCACTGACCACAGAGCCTGCTGCTGGCCCGTCGCTGATGACCGCTGAAAGCACGCCCTCCGGCGCCAAGGTGGCACTGTCGGCGGTGTTGGTATTAGATGTCCACCAAACCGAATCCGGACGTGCATCGGGTGCCATTCAACGAGCGATGCGAACGGCCAACATCAGCAACGACAATCGTCAACAAGTCTCGCTTCCGATCGCCAATTCGGCAACCGAAACGGTAGGCATCGACAGCGAGGAAAAAGTCGCTTTGATGTACCTGCAAGCACCGGCGAAGGCATTGGACGAGTTTTACTTAACTCTGCTGGATGATTCCGAGGGGATCGCGTCGGTTGGAATGACGATCGCGATGGATGCTCCATTGTTGGATCTTGTGAACGCGACCTCCATCGATCCAACCTCCGTCCAGCACGGTGGGATGCAGATGATCGCGACGGATTCGGAACAAGCACAAGCGTTATCATCGCGGCTATCGCGGATGAAATTCGTGCCGCTGAAGCAAAGCATGTCGGCAGCCGCCGCCATCCCAAGCGGGCCTCAGGTCAATGCTCAGGTGCTAGTCCTTGTCCGCTAG
- a CDS encoding class I SAM-dependent methyltransferase translates to MAAAGNPLCRPAKDSELADPLATVDAAGWLGKSIRGCRLLCLAAGGGRQSSLYAAAGAIVTVVDISGAMLELDRQVAGQRGYSLRLFEASMDDLSMLGRGEFDIVIQPVSTCYVPDIAKVYAEVARVSRPGAIYISQHKQPTSLQASMDPQPAGGYGLLHPYYRGERDQNHPVPASDSTGRAAKRLRESGAVEYLHRWEQIVGGMCRSGFVIEDLSEPFHAKSEGGPGSFAHRAGYVAPYVRIKARRTVRGNDNTPPQPGDLNAAPAAKKEIWLPGK, encoded by the coding sequence ATGGCCGCGGCCGGCAATCCGCTGTGTCGACCGGCAAAAGATTCCGAATTAGCGGATCCGTTGGCAACCGTTGATGCGGCAGGCTGGTTGGGGAAATCGATTCGGGGCTGCCGATTGCTTTGTTTGGCGGCGGGCGGCGGGCGGCAGAGTTCGTTGTACGCGGCGGCCGGAGCGATCGTGACGGTCGTTGACATCAGCGGGGCGATGTTGGAACTGGACCGCCAGGTTGCCGGTCAACGCGGCTATTCGCTCCGCCTATTCGAAGCATCCATGGACGACCTATCGATGCTGGGCCGAGGCGAATTCGATATCGTCATCCAACCGGTCAGCACCTGCTACGTTCCGGATATCGCGAAGGTGTATGCCGAGGTGGCCAGGGTCTCGCGTCCCGGCGCGATCTACATCAGCCAGCACAAGCAGCCGACCAGTTTGCAGGCGTCGATGGACCCCCAGCCCGCAGGCGGATACGGCCTACTGCATCCCTATTACCGCGGTGAAAGGGATCAGAATCATCCTGTGCCGGCGAGCGATTCGACCGGGCGTGCGGCGAAACGGCTGCGAGAATCCGGGGCGGTTGAATACCTGCACCGTTGGGAACAGATCGTGGGCGGGATGTGCCGAAGCGGTTTCGTGATCGAGGACCTCAGCGAACCCTTCCATGCGAAGTCCGAAGGCGGCCCGGGATCGTTCGCACATCGCGCCGGATACGTGGCTCCGTACGTCCGAATCAAAGCTCGGCGAACCGTCCGCGGAAACGACAACACGCCGCCGCAGCCCGGAGATCTGAATGCAGCACCTGCGGCGAAAAAAGAGATCTGGTTGCCCGGAAAGTAG